In a genomic window of Maricaulis maris MCS10:
- a CDS encoding error-prone DNA polymerase, which yields MSETYAELVAASNFSFLRGASHPDEMVLAAKALGLAAIGLCDRNSLAGVVRAHKAAKKAGMTLCIGTRLVTRCGFELATYPRDRAAYARLSRLLTLGKRRTVKGKCDLGLEDVLDHAEGQVFILLPPADPGPDWQDTARHFCAAAPDGACHLALAQRFDGQDGARVFRLTGFAGQTGLPLIATTDALYHTPERRALQDALTCIREKTTIDTAGFRLEAHAERHLKPPAEMARLFAAHPEAVANTMHLARRLRFSLDEIAYQYPDEIMEPGETAMQTLTRLSREKAVWRYPDGIPDKVAAAIEYELTLIRQLDYAPYFLTVYDIVRHARSRGILCQGRGSAANSTICYCLGITSVDPARIDLLFERFVSAERNEPPDIDVDFEHERREEVIQYIYGKYGRHRAGMTATVTTYRSKGAIRDIGKAMGLSPDLIDALARAVWHGSSAGVPEADIRAMALDPDEQRLALAMRLVRELIGFPRHLSQHPGGFVITRDRLDDIVPVMNAAMADRTMIEWDKDDIETLGLMKVDVLGLGMLSVIAKALALLREAYGRRESLASLQDEDPRVYDMICEADTVGVFQIESRAQMSMLPRLKPRQFYDLVIEVAIVRPGPIQGDMVHPYLRRREGRERIDYPSPELKAVLGRTLGVPLFQEQAMKIAVVAAGFTPAEADGLRRAMATFRHAGIIHEFRHRFLEGMIKNGYAPEFAERCFKQIEGFGEYGFPESHAASFALLVYVSAWLKCHYPDVFCTAILNAQPMGFYAPAQLVRDAREHGVDIRPPDINHSAWDCTLEAGSEPGPDVRPNRKGAHQYAVRLGLRQVKGLADAAAARIVVARQAGGHFICVESLMRRAALSRRALDQLANADAMRSLGQDRRAASWQAAGLATSALPLFAAGEGAETANGETPPPLPDMPASEQVYRDYRSLGLSLKGHPLGFFRQALSERGLVEARALKTLPNGSQIDLAGLVLIRQRPGSASGIVFVTLEDETGVANLIVWGKVFERFRRTVIGARLLRVKGRLQREGRVIHIIAETLIDESWRIDSLQDDGDGWNDRSLLHGDDFRAGTEADPRPLGHNRQADTAARRAVALQRSRDFH from the coding sequence ATGAGCGAAACCTATGCCGAGCTTGTCGCCGCCAGCAATTTTTCCTTCCTGCGCGGCGCATCCCATCCCGATGAAATGGTGCTGGCTGCCAAGGCGCTGGGTCTTGCAGCCATCGGTCTTTGCGACCGCAACTCCCTTGCCGGCGTGGTCCGGGCGCACAAGGCAGCAAAGAAAGCCGGCATGACGCTGTGCATCGGCACACGCCTGGTCACACGCTGCGGGTTCGAACTCGCGACCTATCCCCGCGACCGGGCCGCCTATGCACGCCTGTCCCGCCTGCTGACCCTGGGCAAGCGCCGGACCGTGAAAGGCAAGTGCGATCTGGGCCTCGAGGATGTTCTTGACCATGCCGAAGGCCAGGTCTTCATTCTCCTGCCCCCGGCCGATCCGGGTCCGGACTGGCAGGACACGGCCCGCCATTTCTGCGCCGCGGCCCCGGACGGGGCCTGCCATCTGGCCCTGGCACAACGGTTCGACGGGCAGGACGGGGCGCGTGTCTTCCGGCTGACCGGGTTTGCCGGACAGACCGGCCTGCCGCTCATCGCCACAACGGACGCGCTCTACCACACGCCGGAGAGACGGGCCCTGCAGGATGCCCTGACCTGCATTCGCGAAAAAACCACGATCGACACCGCCGGTTTCAGGCTGGAGGCCCATGCCGAACGCCATCTCAAACCGCCGGCCGAAATGGCGCGGCTGTTTGCCGCCCATCCCGAAGCCGTGGCCAATACAATGCATCTGGCCCGACGCCTGCGCTTTTCCCTCGACGAGATCGCCTACCAATATCCCGACGAAATCATGGAGCCCGGCGAGACAGCCATGCAGACCCTGACCCGGCTGAGCCGGGAAAAGGCGGTCTGGCGCTATCCCGACGGCATTCCCGACAAGGTCGCCGCGGCGATCGAGTATGAACTCACCCTGATCAGGCAACTCGACTACGCGCCCTATTTTCTCACCGTCTACGACATCGTCCGCCATGCCCGCAGCCGCGGCATTCTCTGTCAGGGACGCGGGTCGGCGGCCAATTCCACCATCTGCTACTGCCTCGGCATCACCTCGGTGGATCCAGCCCGGATCGACCTTCTGTTCGAGCGCTTTGTCTCGGCCGAACGCAATGAACCGCCTGATATCGACGTTGATTTCGAGCATGAACGTCGCGAGGAGGTGATCCAGTACATTTACGGCAAATACGGTCGCCACCGAGCCGGCATGACGGCCACCGTGACCACCTATCGCAGCAAGGGGGCAATCCGCGACATCGGCAAGGCAATGGGGCTATCGCCGGACCTGATCGATGCGCTGGCGCGTGCCGTCTGGCACGGGTCAAGCGCTGGCGTGCCGGAGGCGGATATCCGGGCCATGGCCCTCGATCCGGACGAGCAGCGCCTGGCGCTGGCCATGCGTCTGGTGCGCGAACTGATCGGCTTTCCGCGCCACCTGTCCCAGCATCCCGGCGGCTTCGTCATCACCCGCGACCGGCTCGACGACATCGTTCCCGTGATGAATGCCGCCATGGCCGACCGTACCATGATCGAATGGGACAAGGACGATATCGAAACCCTCGGCCTGATGAAGGTCGATGTGCTGGGCCTCGGCATGCTCAGCGTCATCGCCAAGGCATTGGCGCTCCTGCGCGAGGCCTATGGCCGTCGCGAAAGCCTGGCCAGCCTGCAGGACGAGGATCCGCGTGTCTATGACATGATCTGCGAGGCCGACACGGTCGGCGTTTTCCAGATCGAAAGCCGGGCCCAGATGTCGATGCTGCCGCGGCTGAAACCGCGCCAATTCTATGATCTGGTCATCGAGGTCGCCATCGTCCGGCCCGGCCCGATCCAGGGTGACATGGTCCACCCCTATCTGCGTCGCCGCGAGGGCCGCGAGAGAATCGACTACCCGTCACCCGAATTGAAGGCCGTTCTCGGGCGCACGCTGGGCGTCCCCCTGTTCCAGGAACAGGCCATGAAGATTGCCGTGGTCGCGGCCGGCTTCACGCCGGCCGAGGCGGACGGGTTGCGCCGGGCCATGGCAACTTTCCGTCATGCCGGCATTATCCACGAATTCCGTCACCGCTTCCTGGAGGGCATGATCAAAAACGGTTATGCCCCGGAATTTGCCGAACGTTGTTTCAAGCAGATCGAAGGATTTGGCGAATACGGATTCCCGGAAAGCCACGCTGCCAGCTTCGCCCTCCTCGTCTATGTCTCGGCCTGGCTGAAGTGCCATTACCCGGACGTCTTCTGTACCGCCATCCTGAACGCCCAGCCCATGGGGTTTTACGCCCCGGCCCAGCTGGTCCGCGATGCCCGCGAACATGGCGTCGACATACGCCCGCCCGATATCAACCACTCTGCCTGGGACTGTACGCTGGAAGCGGGATCGGAGCCGGGGCCGGATGTCAGACCAAACCGGAAGGGCGCACACCAGTATGCGGTGCGCCTGGGCCTGCGTCAGGTAAAGGGCCTTGCCGACGCCGCCGCCGCGCGCATCGTCGTGGCGCGCCAGGCGGGCGGACACTTCATCTGCGTGGAAAGCCTGATGCGGCGGGCCGCCCTGTCGCGCCGCGCCCTCGACCAGCTCGCCAATGCTGACGCCATGCGCTCGCTCGGACAGGACCGACGGGCGGCGAGCTGGCAAGCGGCCGGTCTGGCAACGTCCGCCCTGCCTCTTTTCGCGGCCGGCGAAGGCGCCGAAACCGCCAACGGCGAAACCCCTCCGCCCTTGCCCGACATGCCGGCCAGCGAACAGGTCTATCGCGACTATCGCAGCCTCGGCCTCAGCCTGAAAGGCCATCCGCTGGGCTTCTTCCGGCAGGCGCTGTCCGAACGCGGCCTGGTTGAGGCACGCGCCCTGAAGACCCTGCCCAATGGCAGCCAGATCGATCTCGCCGGCCTGGTCCTGATCCGTCAGCGGCCCGGCTCGGCGAGCGGAATCGTCTTCGTCACCCTGGAAGACGAAACCGGGGTGGCCAACCTGATCGTCTGGGGCAAGGTCTTCGAACGCTTTCGTCGCACCGTCATCGGCGCCCGCCTGCTGCGCGTAAAGGGCCGGCTGCAACGCGAAGGCCGGGTGATCCACATCATCGCCGAGACCCTGATCGATGAAAGCTGGCGGATCGACTCGCTTCAGGATGACGGTGATGGCTGGAACGACCGCAGCCTGTTGCATGGCGACGACTTCCGGGCCGGGACCGAAGCCGATCCGCGGCCCCTCGGTCACAATCGACAAGCCGACACGGCCGCCCGCCGTGCCGTGGCCCTGCAGCGTTCACGGGATTTCCATTAG